Proteins encoded together in one Amblyomma americanum isolate KBUSLIRL-KWMA chromosome 1, ASM5285725v1, whole genome shotgun sequence window:
- the LOC144130947 gene encoding uncharacterized protein LOC144130947 encodes MLGKSKTALITFDGPFIPNMVNWWGGKYKCHPYRPTRQVCYNCGQQGHRSDVCPTLDARACRQCGAQNTPEGHQRQPKCLVCRGDHAAGSRDCKECLKQFKELRGSAYGGQQSRQKSRSGQQQRKRWLSSKGEHSQEQRGSSWSRSQNQSRTNDSPSSQGTKGGKQQLQQQQQQKKQNPTTTITTAG; translated from the coding sequence ATGCTGGGGAAGTCGAAGACAGCCCTCATAACCTTCGACGGACCCTTCATTCCCAATATGGTCAACTGGTGGGGAGGCAAATACAAATGCCACCCATACCGACCGACGAGGCAAGTGTGCTACAACTGCGGACAGCAAGGCCACAGATCCGACGTATGTCCGACGCTGGATGCCAGGGCCTGCAGGCAGTGCGGAGCACAGAACACGCCGGAAGGACATCAACGTCAGCCAAAGTGCCTGGTATGCAGAGGCGACCATGCCGCCGGATCCAGGGACTGCAAGGAGTGCCTGAAGCAGTTCAAGGAGCTTCGCGGGTCGGCCTATGGCGGACAGCAAAGCCGCCAAAAGAGCCGGagcgggcagcagcagcggaagagATGGCTCAGCTCAAAGGGCGAGCATAGCCAGGAGCAAAGGGGGAGTTCGTGGAGCCGTTCGCAGAACCAGTCACGGACCAACGATTCCCCGTCGTCCCAAGGCACCAAGGGAGGCAaacaacagctgcagcagcagcagcaacagaagaagcagaaccccacaacaacaataacaacggcAGGGTGA